A section of the Acidobacteriota bacterium genome encodes:
- a CDS encoding vitamin B12-dependent ribonucleotide reductase — MAESIHKTQVATGATAKTVPAASTPATKKAPGLQFRRYFTKPGTSPYDQFQWELRTASITDAQGKTIFEQKNVETPKDWSMTATNIVASKYLHGAVGTPERESGVRALVGRVAETIRDWGVNGRYFATRSDADTFHDELAYILLDQRAAFNSPVWFNVGCDRLEPNSDAQNWHWNPELGSVQFGVTGYRNPQCSACFINSVKDSLDSILTLAKTEGMLFKWGSGTGTNLSPLRSSTEQLSGGGTASGPLSFMRGFDAFAGVIKSGGKTRRAAKMVILNVDHPDIEEFIDCKREEEAKAWALIREGYDGSTPDSPAYSSIFFQNANNSVRVTDEFMNAAINDENFFTRSVKEKKPFASKKAKDLLRKIAEATYYCGDPGMQYDTTINKWHTSKNTARINASNPCSEYMFLDDSACNLASINLLKFYTNNSFDIEAYKFACDLLITAQEILVDSSGYPTEAIARNSHDYRPLGLGYANLGGLLMAAGLPYDSDAGRDYAACVTAIMCGEAYYQSSQIAELCTQLAPATPLTQTAEITGAACPGFYVNREPFLDVIRMHRASVNNIGSSVSSVVNDKQLPKLIEASKEAWDNALTHGEKHGYRNSQVTVLAPTGTIGFMMDCDTTGIEPDLALVKYKKLVGGGMIKIVNNTVPTALFKLGYSGEQANNIVSYIDATGTIEGAPGLKDEHLPVFDCSFKPSKGTRSIHYRGHIKMMAATQPFISGAISKTVNLPNDATIEEIAEAYIESWRQGLKAVAIYRDGSKGAQPLNVSDGNKAKDTKASGQQPVASQQIVPEVQDQNGPPKAVRHRLPEERASLTHKFSIAGHEGYITVGLYPNGQPGEIFIKMAKEGSTVSGLMDAFATSVSLALQHGVPLKVLCEKFAHTRFEPSGWSGNGKIGFAKSITDYIFRWLHFRFVEPEQGDLFEGMLKRNGVVDPAASAGSLTAPPESAVSTFPAGAQPGLAGSRKLEAGSVHPADALREIVDLGDAPSCHVCGSIMTRNGSCYRCMSCGSTSGCS; from the coding sequence ATGGCGGAAAGTATTCATAAGACGCAAGTGGCAACCGGAGCAACCGCGAAGACGGTGCCCGCAGCCTCCACCCCTGCAACTAAGAAAGCGCCAGGTCTCCAATTCCGTCGTTACTTCACCAAGCCGGGTACATCGCCCTACGACCAGTTCCAGTGGGAGCTGCGTACGGCGTCGATTACCGACGCACAGGGCAAGACGATCTTTGAGCAGAAAAATGTAGAGACTCCTAAAGATTGGTCGATGACCGCAACCAACATCGTTGCCAGCAAGTATCTGCATGGAGCCGTGGGAACCCCCGAACGCGAAAGCGGAGTTCGCGCCCTGGTGGGCCGGGTGGCCGAGACCATTCGCGACTGGGGAGTCAATGGCCGCTACTTTGCCACTCGCTCGGATGCCGACACATTTCATGACGAGCTCGCCTACATCCTCCTCGACCAGCGCGCTGCGTTCAATTCGCCGGTATGGTTCAACGTAGGATGCGACCGTCTCGAGCCCAACTCCGACGCGCAGAACTGGCACTGGAATCCCGAATTGGGAAGCGTGCAGTTTGGCGTGACCGGATATCGTAATCCGCAGTGCTCCGCCTGCTTCATCAACTCGGTGAAAGACTCACTCGACTCCATTCTTACATTGGCCAAGACCGAAGGCATGCTCTTCAAGTGGGGATCGGGAACCGGCACCAATCTTTCTCCTCTGCGCTCTTCGACCGAGCAGCTCTCCGGCGGAGGCACAGCGTCAGGTCCTCTGAGCTTCATGCGCGGATTCGACGCCTTTGCCGGCGTGATCAAATCAGGCGGGAAAACTCGGCGTGCAGCCAAGATGGTGATCCTGAATGTCGATCACCCCGACATCGAAGAGTTCATCGATTGCAAGCGGGAGGAAGAGGCTAAAGCCTGGGCGCTGATCCGCGAAGGTTACGACGGCAGCACACCAGACTCACCGGCCTATTCGTCGATCTTCTTCCAGAACGCAAACAACTCGGTGCGGGTGACCGACGAATTCATGAACGCGGCTATCAACGACGAGAACTTCTTTACCCGCAGCGTGAAGGAGAAGAAGCCGTTCGCGTCGAAGAAGGCCAAAGATCTGCTCCGCAAGATCGCAGAAGCAACGTACTACTGCGGCGATCCCGGCATGCAGTACGACACCACCATCAACAAGTGGCACACGTCGAAAAACACGGCGCGCATCAATGCTTCGAATCCCTGCTCGGAGTACATGTTCCTCGACGATTCGGCCTGCAATCTCGCCAGCATCAACCTGCTGAAGTTCTACACGAACAACAGCTTCGACATCGAAGCCTACAAGTTTGCCTGCGACTTGCTGATCACAGCGCAGGAGATCCTGGTGGATAGCTCGGGCTATCCGACCGAAGCAATCGCGCGCAACTCGCACGACTACCGCCCGCTGGGACTCGGCTACGCCAATCTCGGCGGATTGCTGATGGCCGCAGGTCTTCCATACGATTCCGATGCCGGACGCGACTACGCCGCCTGCGTAACGGCCATCATGTGCGGCGAGGCGTACTACCAGTCGTCCCAGATCGCGGAGCTGTGCACGCAGCTAGCTCCGGCGACTCCGCTTACGCAAACCGCAGAGATCACCGGCGCAGCCTGCCCCGGCTTCTATGTCAACCGCGAGCCATTCCTGGACGTAATCAGGATGCACAGAGCAAGCGTCAACAACATTGGTTCTTCTGTGTCCTCTGTGGTGAACGATAAGCAATTGCCCAAGCTGATCGAAGCCAGCAAGGAAGCTTGGGATAACGCGCTCACACACGGCGAGAAGCACGGTTATCGCAATTCGCAGGTCACAGTGCTCGCACCAACGGGCACGATCGGCTTCATGATGGACTGCGACACCACAGGCATCGAGCCCGATTTGGCACTCGTTAAGTACAAGAAGCTGGTCGGCGGCGGCATGATCAAAATCGTCAACAACACCGTTCCGACGGCTCTATTCAAACTCGGCTACTCCGGTGAGCAGGCCAACAACATCGTCAGCTACATCGACGCCACCGGCACCATCGAAGGCGCTCCAGGTCTTAAGGACGAGCACCTGCCCGTCTTTGACTGCAGCTTCAAGCCGTCCAAGGGAACGCGCTCCATCCATTACAGGGGCCACATCAAGATGATGGCGGCCACGCAGCCGTTCATCTCCGGCGCGATCTCAAAGACCGTCAATCTGCCGAACGATGCAACCATTGAAGAGATTGCCGAGGCGTACATTGAATCCTGGCGCCAGGGCCTGAAGGCCGTAGCCATCTACCGCGACGGCTCCAAGGGCGCACAGCCACTCAACGTGTCAGACGGAAACAAAGCAAAAGACACAAAAGCCAGCGGCCAGCAGCCAGTAGCCAGCCAGCAGATCGTGCCAGAAGTCCAGGACCAAAATGGGCCACCGAAAGCCGTGCGCCATCGCTTGCCCGAAGAGCGCGCCTCTCTCACGCACAAGTTCTCCATCGCTGGGCACGAGGGCTACATCACTGTAGGTCTCTATCCCAACGGACAGCCGGGCGAAATCTTCATCAAGATGGCCAAAGAAGGCTCCACAGTCTCCGGACTCATGGACGCCTTCGCAACATCAGTCTCGCTGGCTCTGCAACACGGCGTGCCCCTGAAAGTGCTCTGCGAGAAATTCGCGCACACCCGCTTCGAACCCAGCGGCTGGAGCGGCAACGGCAAGATCGGCTTCGCCAAATCGATTACTGACTACATCTTCCGCTGGCTCCACTTCCGCTTCGTAGAGCCCGAACAAGGCGATCTGTTCGAAGGCATGCTGAAACGCAATGGAGTCGTGGATCCAGCCGCGTCGGCCGGAAGTTTGACGGCGCCGCCTGAGAGCGCGGTCAGCACGTTCCCCGCTGGTGCACAGCCTGGATTAGCCGGCAGCCGGAAGCTGGAAGCCGGCAGCGTGCATCCCGCCGATGCACTGCGCGAGATTGTGGACTTGGGCGACGCGCCCTCGTGCCACGTCTGCGGCTCCATCATGACTCGCAACGGAAGCTGCTACAGATGCATGAGCTGCGGCAGCACCAGCGGATGTAGCTAA
- a CDS encoding PadR family transcriptional regulator, which yields MFRQKEQPQHGYSILKGVEEMSERRVRLSTGTLYGALRRLLDYGWITRHSADDKARGRQDYRLTARGRKILQQEIARLKQLTRLAGLRVIATEQQT from the coding sequence ATGTTTCGTCAAAAAGAGCAGCCGCAGCATGGCTACTCCATATTGAAGGGTGTGGAAGAGATGAGCGAACGGCGAGTGCGGCTCAGCACAGGCACCCTCTACGGAGCGTTGCGGCGGCTGTTGGACTATGGATGGATTACGCGGCACAGCGCCGACGACAAAGCGCGCGGCCGCCAGGATTATCGGCTTACCGCTCGAGGTCGCAAAATTCTCCAGCAGGAGATCGCGCGCTTGAAGCAGTTAACCCGGCTTGCCGGCTTACGTGTGATAGCAACGGAGCAGCAAACATGA
- the glpX gene encoding class II fructose-bisphosphatase encodes MEFELALEFTRIVEEAAIESAKTMGMGDRPKSDQVATEAMRRAMDSVPMRGTIVIGEGERDQAPMLYIGEKVGAKHPESTAFPEVDIAVDPLEGTNLCATGAANAITVLAASERGGLLHAPDCYMEKLVVGPPCKDGIDLDAPVKYNLKMIAKSLDRDVKDLVVIVLDRPRHEKLISEIRATGARIKLIGDGDLSAGIAAAVMGTGVHAVMGVGGAPEGVITAAAMRCLNGEIFARLVVDKPELEERVKNMGIKDSKKVYLAKDLAPGENIVFAATGVTDGSLLKGVRFFGDGIRTQSLVMTRSTGKVRFIDSIHVHQEPDFKVRF; translated from the coding sequence ATGGAGTTCGAACTCGCGCTCGAATTCACTCGCATCGTGGAAGAGGCGGCGATCGAATCGGCAAAAACGATGGGCATGGGGGACCGTCCTAAGTCGGACCAAGTCGCGACCGAGGCGATGCGCCGCGCGATGGATTCGGTGCCAATGCGTGGCACGATTGTCATCGGCGAAGGTGAACGGGATCAGGCTCCGATGTTGTATATCGGCGAGAAGGTCGGAGCGAAACATCCCGAGAGCACGGCATTTCCGGAAGTGGATATCGCCGTTGATCCATTGGAAGGAACGAATCTGTGCGCTACGGGAGCCGCCAACGCGATTACTGTTCTCGCGGCTTCGGAACGCGGCGGGCTGCTGCACGCACCAGATTGCTACATGGAAAAGCTGGTTGTTGGACCGCCGTGCAAGGATGGAATCGATCTCGACGCTCCGGTGAAGTACAACTTGAAGATGATTGCCAAGAGCCTTGACCGCGATGTGAAAGACCTTGTGGTCATCGTGCTTGATCGTCCCAGGCACGAAAAGCTTATCTCCGAGATCCGCGCGACGGGGGCACGAATAAAGCTAATCGGCGACGGAGATCTTTCGGCGGGAATCGCCGCGGCAGTGATGGGAACCGGTGTCCACGCGGTAATGGGTGTTGGTGGAGCGCCTGAAGGTGTAATAACCGCGGCTGCGATGCGCTGCCTGAACGGCGAGATCTTTGCGCGGCTGGTGGTGGACAAACCGGAGCTGGAAGAGCGAGTGAAGAATATGGGTATCAAGGATTCGAAGAAGGTTTATCTCGCTAAAGACCTGGCGCCGGGCGAGAACATCGTTTTCGCCGCCACCGGCGTGACCGATGGATCGTTGCTCAAAGGCGTGCGCTTCTTTGGGGATGGAATCCGCACTCAGTCACTGGTCATGACGCGCAGTACAGGCAAGGTGCGCTTTATCGATAGCATCCACGTGCATCAGGAGCCGGATTTCAAGGTGCGTTTCTAG
- a CDS encoding aspartate aminotransferase family protein, with protein MGNTNKKSRLAAEELLRNGCIALDWIAKYLERAPEFPVLSQVKPGEVFASLPHQAPSAPEPLPAILRDLESKILPGITHWQSPNFFAYFPGNSSPPSLVGDLLSSGIGVQGMLWLTSPACTELEMRMLDWLVEMLDLPKHFLSTSSGGGVIQDSASSANLCAVLAGRERATHFGSNENGCDQRLSAYTSAQAHSSMEKAIKVAGIGRKNLRVIEVDEQFRMRPAALARAIQQDTAAGRVPCFVGATVGTTSTMSIDPVPEIGTICREHNIWLHVDAAMAGTAALCEEFRSIHKGLELADSYCFDCHKWMFTNFDCTCFYVRDRKELTETLTITPEYLRNTASATGAVVDFRDWHIPLGRRFRALKLWLVIRSYGVEGLRAMVRTHIELTNEFVSWLRADSRFEIVAPVSLNLVCFRLKGPDSASEALMQRLNSSGKLFLSHTKLNGRFVIRMCIGQTYTDEEHVRSAWREIQQHATEPAMAAG; from the coding sequence ATGGGAAATACCAACAAGAAATCTCGCTTGGCCGCAGAGGAACTTCTTCGTAACGGCTGTATCGCACTCGACTGGATTGCTAAGTACCTGGAGCGTGCGCCGGAGTTTCCGGTACTCTCGCAAGTGAAGCCCGGCGAAGTGTTCGCGTCTCTTCCGCATCAGGCGCCCTCCGCTCCGGAACCGCTGCCAGCTATCCTGAGAGACCTCGAAAGCAAGATCCTCCCGGGCATCACGCACTGGCAGTCACCAAATTTCTTCGCGTATTTCCCCGGCAACAGCTCGCCGCCTTCATTAGTTGGGGATCTACTTTCGTCAGGCATCGGGGTGCAGGGAATGCTGTGGCTGACGAGTCCGGCCTGCACTGAACTCGAAATGCGCATGCTCGACTGGCTGGTTGAGATGCTCGACTTGCCCAAACATTTTCTGTCGACCAGTTCTGGCGGCGGTGTGATCCAGGATTCTGCTTCCAGCGCGAATCTCTGCGCTGTGCTTGCGGGTCGCGAGCGAGCGACGCACTTCGGGTCAAATGAGAATGGTTGCGATCAGCGACTGAGTGCGTATACGTCGGCTCAGGCACACTCCTCGATGGAGAAAGCCATTAAGGTTGCCGGGATTGGCCGCAAGAACCTGCGCGTAATCGAAGTGGATGAGCAGTTTCGGATGAGACCGGCGGCGCTGGCGCGAGCGATTCAACAAGACACGGCAGCGGGGCGTGTTCCCTGCTTTGTGGGTGCTACCGTCGGCACTACGTCCACAATGTCTATTGATCCTGTGCCAGAGATTGGGACGATTTGCCGCGAGCACAATATCTGGCTGCATGTAGATGCCGCCATGGCAGGAACGGCAGCGCTTTGCGAAGAGTTCAGATCCATCCATAAAGGGCTCGAACTGGCAGACAGCTACTGCTTCGATTGCCACAAGTGGATGTTCACGAACTTCGACTGCACCTGCTTCTACGTCCGCGACCGGAAAGAACTGACTGAAACGCTGACGATCACCCCTGAGTATCTACGCAATACAGCGTCAGCGACCGGCGCCGTCGTGGACTTTCGCGACTGGCACATTCCTCTCGGCCGGCGCTTTCGCGCGCTGAAATTGTGGCTTGTGATCCGCTCTTACGGTGTTGAAGGTCTGCGGGCGATGGTCCGGACTCACATCGAACTCACAAATGAATTCGTCAGCTGGCTTAGAGCCGATTCCCGCTTTGAGATTGTGGCTCCTGTTTCCTTGAATCTGGTTTGCTTCCGCCTGAAAGGTCCGGATTCAGCAAGCGAAGCTCTGATGCAGAGGCTGAATTCGTCAGGCAAGTTGTTTCTGTCCCACACCAAACTCAACGGACGATTTGTGATCCGCATGTGCATTGGTCAAACCTACACTGACGAGGAGCACGTACGTTCCGCCTGGCGGGAGATTCAGCAACATGCCACGGAACCGGCAATGGCTGCCGGATAA